Proteins encoded by one window of Carettochelys insculpta isolate YL-2023 chromosome 10, ASM3395843v1, whole genome shotgun sequence:
- the SCG2 gene encoding secretogranin-2 — MADTKTCWLGAAASLTFFFVLFCCVEAASIQHYQMLQKDPDYLMKNLQRLPSPDMIKALEYIENLHKQANKGENGPDYNFYQGAPFLLQQKESKDQSHLSDNIRDSLTEEESQWVRSMLEALRQTEKESKVGGKENKPYTASSDNFPAGASDDYEAYKWPERGNKHVKMPLIHDEESSRDSPFKRTNEIVEEQYTPQSLATLESVFQELGKMTGPSNHKKEKLDEDQKLYTEDEDDVYKVNNIAYEDVVGGEDWNPIEEKVESQTQEEIKDHKEEIDKHEEEIEDEMKRSGKQGFLEDEMRRDSKGQMSDDITKLMNYYLKRLMSNNGSGRLRTGHEEKRAGIFLEKLDPQSISQLIEISRNLQIPPEDLLDMLKTGEKQQQTERVETEQEPELPEDLDDDIPETNLDHTDVFKNTMSPKNGYMTQAINVMPETLPEDLNIEDIVNLLGTDNLANQKTSSFINQLNDENSLPRLSYIPRRSKGPQLPKAVWINDLERRQMEYEKLNEKDEELADYLAKMLAKYPEIINANQMKRIPVPVSSENNLQEEDQLEQAIKEHLNHLGPQESEKLTSLSKRLLMAQENDDTQNRQYLDEDMLAKVLEYLNQEQSDKGRDHFSKRAMENM; from the coding sequence ATGGCAGATACTAAAACCTGCTGGCTTGGAGCAGCCGCCTCTCTCACCTTTTTCTTTGTCCTATTCTGTTGTGTTGAAGCAGCTTCAATCCAACACTATCAGATGCTTCAGAAAGACCCAGACTACTTAATGAAAAATTTACAAAGGCTCCCAAGCCCAGATATGATCAAAGCATTGGAATATATAGAAAATCTTCATAAGCAAGCTAACAAGGGAGAAAATGGCCCAGATTATAATTTCTACCAAGGTGCCCCATTTCTTCTGCAGCAGAAAGAAAGCAAGGATCAGAGTCACCTATCAGATAATATAAGAGATTCTTTGACTGAAGAGGAGTCACAATGGGTAAGGTCAATGTTGGAAGCCTTGAGGCAAACAGAAAAAGAGTCAAAGGTtggaggaaaagaaaataaaccaTATACTGCGAGTTCAGATAACTTTCCAGCTGGTGCAAGTGATGATTATGAGGCTTATAAGTGGCCTGAGAGAGGAAACAAGCATGTCAAAATGCCACTCATACATGATGAAGAAAGTTCAAGAGACAGTCCCTTCAAGCGGACCAATGAAATAGTAGAAGAACAATATACACCCCAAAGTCTTGCTACTTTGGAATCAGTCTTTCAGGAGCTGGGGAAGATGACTGGACCAAGTAATCACAAAAAAGAGAAGCTGGATGAGGACCAGAAATTATATACAGAAGATGAAGATGATGTCTATAAAGTGAATAATATTGCTTATGAAGATGTAGTGGGAGGAGAAGACTGGAATCCAATAGAGGAAAAAGTGGAAAGCCAAACACAAGAAGAGATAAAAGATCATAAGGAAGAAATTGATAAACACGAAGAAGAAATTGAAGATGAAATGAAGAGATCAGGGAAGCAAGGCTTCCTGGAGGATGAAATGAGGAGGGACAGTAAAGGTCAAATGTCTGATGACATTACAAAGCTAATGAATTATTATCTAAAGAGGCTGATGAGCAATAATGGAAGTGGTAGGTTGAGGACTGGCCATGAAGAAAAAAGGGCAGGTATATTTCTGGAAAAGCTTGATCCCCAGTCTATATCTCAACTAATAGAAATCTCAAGGAATTTACAAATCCCTCCAGAGGATTTATTAGACATGTTGAAAACtggagaaaagcagcagcagactgaaagagtagagacagagcaggaaccagagcTACCAGAAGACCTTGATGATGACATTCCTGAAACCAATCTAGATCACACagatgtatttaaaaatacaatgaGCCCTAAAAATGGTTACATGACACAGGCAATTAATGTTATGCCAGAAACATTACCTGAAGACCTTAATATTGAAGACATTGTCAATCTTTTAGGGACTGACAATTTAGCTAACCAGAAAACCTCCTCCTTTATAAATCAGCTTAATGATGAGAACAGCTTGCCAAGACTTTCCTACATCCCCAGAAGGTCTAAAGGACCTCAACTTCCTAAAGCTGTTTGGATTAACGATTTGGAAAGAAGACAAATGGAATATGAAAAACTAAATGAGAAAGATGAAGAACTAGCTGACTACTTGGCAAAGATGTTGGCAAAATACCCTGAAATTATCAATGCAAACCAGATGAAACGCATTCCAGTCCCAGTTTCCTCTGAAAATAACCTGCAGGAAGAGGACCAGCTTGAGCAAGCAATCAAAGAACATTTAAATCATCTGGGACCACAAGAATCTGAAAAATTAACATCACTCAGCAAAAGGCTGCTCATGGCCCAGGAGAATGATGACACACAAAACAGGCAGTATCTGGACGAAGATATGCTAGCAAAGGTGCTAGAGTACCTAAACCAGGAGCAATCAGACAAAGGAAGAGATCACTTTTCTAAAAGGGCAATGGAAAATATGTAA